The segment GGGGCAAGGTGGGCGAGTCCATGCAGATTGCCCTCGTGCTGCCGGAGACCTACCCGGTGGAGGGCCTCCAGGGGAAGCCGGCGCGCTTCCTGGTGGACGTCGTGGCCGCGAGCCAGGTGACGCTGCTGCCGGAGAGCTCGCCCGAGTTCCTGGAGCAGCTCGGGATGGGCAGCACCCTGGAAGAGGTGATGGACAACCTCCGCGAGGAGCTGGAGGACGAGCTCGCGGGGCAGCTGTGGGTGCAGGCCCAGAACATGGTGTTGGACGAGGTGGCCCGGCGCGCGCCGGTGGAGGTGCCGCGGGCGCTGGTGGATGAGGAGCTGCGCCGCCGCTGGGTCCAGGCCGAGGGCAAGGCCATGGTGGAGTACCAGTTCGACGTCGAGGAGCAGCAGGAGGCGCTCCAGGGCTGGCTCACGGACCCCACCACGCGCGCGGAAGCCGAGCGCCGGCTGCACATCGGCATCGCGCTGAAGGCCGTCACCGAGGCCGAGAAGCTGCAGCTCACCCCGGAGAAGCTCGAGGAGCTCATCCGCGAGCACATGGAGCCCTTCGGGTTCAGCGCGGAGGACGTCCACGCCGCCCTGCGCGAGACACCGGAGACGACGAAGCAGCTGGCCGAGCTGGGCTGGTACCTGCTCGCCGTGGAGCACGTCATGGGCAAGGCGAAGGTCACCTTCGAGGGGGCCGAGCAGGGCTGAAGGCGCCGCTTCGCCGTCAGCCCTCGCTGAACCACAGCCCCAGGCCGCCCAGCAGGCCCATGCCCAGGCACAGCGCGGCCAGCCCCCACGTCTGGCGGCGCGACCACTTGAGCTGCTCGCCGTACCGGTAGCCGCACACCAGCACGAGGGCGGCGAACCCCAGACAGATGGACACCGGCCCCAGGGCGACCAGCGCCCTGCGGGCCGTCCCGCTCACGTCGAGGACGGCCAGCAGCAGCAGCGGCCCGAAGCCCA is part of the Pyxidicoccus xibeiensis genome and harbors:
- a CDS encoding trigger factor; amino-acid sequence: MSTASAEALKLPSVQAPSLDGIAVRVPTPDDLTEEDLLRAFHEKRRELATTRERERGETLELGDDVQLNIVGYCDGKLIPFSARFGMRTELAPIEALPGFCEAVAEGGKVGESMQIALVLPETYPVEGLQGKPARFLVDVVAASQVTLLPESSPEFLEQLGMGSTLEEVMDNLREELEDELAGQLWVQAQNMVLDEVARRAPVEVPRALVDEELRRRWVQAEGKAMVEYQFDVEEQQEALQGWLTDPTTRAEAERRLHIGIALKAVTEAEKLQLTPEKLEELIREHMEPFGFSAEDVHAALRETPETTKQLAELGWYLLAVEHVMGKAKVTFEGAEQG